Proteins from a genomic interval of Methanoplanus endosymbiosus:
- a CDS encoding transglutaminase domain-containing protein, translating to MDVLKEIKGILVFALKQFPLLVFVLFAIYPVWAYYGEFYGMILLVIITYFLYFILFYLHQKNLLFKRDHILINMGIILLFAVVLIVPQLFVINTIECEAQDAIDEYSLLADEIFKDDTLGICWSLTGAYRGDYSSGFHVKDSVIPARNLAEFCVKPFYAPFIYYFIHEFYNEDYGYGKAALLTRTGNCGEFSQAVVYMINATMGLPTRSVHFKGHDHEFPEVFVNDDWYVFDRTFKTTEFPVKSEDYAGYIEDKDEDFSKCISDIKQVKSDISLLDEHGFNTTTIEVQLAYWDNMTFGDVFITLYVMDNNATMPVLNRKHPDDNGHCNFSVRSDIRYLIFAEKSSLFSKYKGFKDLFAANRTEFMNVSLYEVPC from the coding sequence ATGGACGTTCTAAAGGAGATTAAAGGAATTTTAGTCTTTGCCCTTAAACAATTTCCCCTCTTAGTTTTTGTATTATTTGCTATTTATCCAGTCTGGGCATATTATGGAGAGTTCTATGGAATGATACTCTTAGTTATAATTACATATTTTCTTTATTTTATTCTCTTTTATCTTCATCAAAAAAACCTGCTATTCAAACGTGACCACATTTTAATTAATATGGGTATTATTCTGTTATTTGCTGTTGTTCTGATAGTTCCACAGTTATTTGTAATAAATACTATAGAGTGTGAGGCCCAGGATGCTATTGATGAATATTCATTACTTGCGGATGAGATATTTAAGGATGATACTCTTGGAATCTGCTGGAGTCTGACAGGTGCTTACAGAGGTGATTATTCTTCGGGATTTCATGTAAAAGATAGTGTAATTCCGGCGAGAAATCTTGCAGAATTCTGTGTAAAGCCGTTTTATGCTCCATTCATATATTATTTCATCCATGAGTTTTACAATGAAGATTATGGTTATGGTAAAGCTGCTTTATTAACCCGGACAGGCAATTGCGGAGAGTTTTCACAGGCAGTTGTGTATATGATAAATGCCACAATGGGACTTCCGACAAGGTCTGTTCACTTTAAAGGTCATGACCATGAATTTCCTGAAGTTTTTGTTAATGATGACTGGTATGTCTTTGACAGGACATTTAAAACAACGGAATTTCCGGTAAAATCAGAAGATTATGCCGGATATATTGAAGATAAAGATGAAGATTTTTCAAAATGCATTTCAGATATTAAGCAGGTTAAAAGTGATATTTCCTTACTTGACGAACATGGATTTAACACTACAACAATTGAGGTTCAGTTGGCTTACTGGGATAATATGACATTTGGGGATGTCTTCATAACTCTCTATGTAATGGACAATAATGCGACAATGCCTGTTCTTAACCGGAAACATCCGGATGATAACGGACACTGTAATTTCTCAGTTCGTTCTGATATTAGATACCTGATATTTGCTGAAAAGAGCAGTTTATTCTCAAAATATAAAGGATTTAAGGATCTGTTTGCAGCTAACCGGACAGAGTTTATGAATGTCAGTCTGTATGAGGTCCCCTGCTGA
- a CDS encoding DEAD/DEAH box helicase has translation MGLCSVCLSERRNKNSELPDFEVFKDKFLKDPYVGFFYADEALLQYTYYKQDRYRFEPLLGLDFKEEHRKLGEWYKDNLFSLLSSRIESESAYNPLLNDPEYYDETKELFENFLKVINNLISEISYKETDIHGTVDIALINIILKKIITNLSRQGQNNGQNGFSGPEVIDRVSNLFEAGSGLFFLELFFIIKNRDFLFDLMETISRTDCSEAMKIAEQPKVTMIPWKHQVMAISAWEKKHYGVVEMATATGKTVVGMMAIEKLWKESLNTGNRKKVLITCHSTVILNQWRREIINKMGLPAGTGKSYKTGISADGVTIQFETIQTLMTRHSEYSTDLMIIDEVHHMGGIKFKRALAVRHKWLLGLTAQLGDIVKRQIISKELGRVVYEYPILQALKDGIIPEFSWVVHPVYLDIREQENFSEMSNRIIKLFNNVRNDRNTIFKITNKNDFSIRGLADFIYLTDQARRTGKFIPDHWKALQALLLKRRQIIHTSQPRLEKAIELAKKLGNKHKIVLFLMNIDSCDSVAQQLKSHLDNVFVIHSKIKEKPIDIVNKFINAEHGVLIGADMLNEGIDIKSADIGINVAFTKSKLQLIQRMGRILRKDGNKKPTFYQLVAIPDRSCYVEEMDAELFIDDLAWVQSSALQMGLDLNIEWKDSELADYQAEAERYFMLSHRNNKFSGKSGTFNLKPALEEFSSTATGRMPDILKIYPNDKLTDRQWEDIIRTAHATLNNGKGVEKGTFLSLNSAWYILILCGRDPAKLLSLFEKAKSEISKELQEYKPLPEMALDKEGFIIFPGNMPS, from the coding sequence ATGGGATTATGTTCAGTCTGCCTCTCTGAAAGGCGCAACAAAAATTCAGAACTTCCTGACTTTGAGGTTTTTAAGGATAAATTTCTTAAAGATCCTTATGTAGGGTTTTTCTATGCTGATGAGGCACTTCTTCAGTACACCTATTATAAGCAGGACAGATACCGATTTGAACCACTATTGGGGCTTGATTTTAAGGAAGAACATAGAAAACTTGGAGAGTGGTATAAAGATAATTTATTTTCCCTTCTTTCGTCCAGAATAGAATCTGAATCAGCCTATAATCCACTACTAAATGATCCAGAATATTATGACGAAACAAAGGAGCTTTTTGAGAATTTCCTCAAAGTTATTAATAATCTCATATCAGAAATATCATACAAAGAAACAGATATTCATGGGACAGTCGATATTGCATTAATAAACATTATTCTGAAAAAGATAATTACTAATTTAAGCAGACAAGGACAAAATAACGGGCAGAACGGATTTTCAGGACCTGAAGTAATTGACAGAGTCTCAAATTTATTTGAAGCCGGCAGTGGACTTTTTTTCCTCGAACTTTTTTTTATAATAAAAAACAGGGATTTTCTCTTTGATCTTATGGAAACAATTTCCAGAACTGATTGTAGTGAGGCAATGAAAATTGCAGAACAGCCCAAAGTTACTATGATTCCCTGGAAACATCAGGTAATGGCCATATCAGCCTGGGAAAAAAAACATTATGGGGTTGTTGAAATGGCAACTGCAACCGGTAAGACGGTTGTTGGAATGATGGCTATTGAAAAATTGTGGAAAGAAAGCCTGAATACAGGGAACAGGAAAAAAGTTCTCATAACCTGCCATTCAACTGTCATACTAAACCAGTGGAGAAGAGAAATAATTAATAAAATGGGTCTCCCTGCGGGAACAGGGAAATCCTATAAGACAGGGATCTCAGCAGATGGAGTTACAATCCAGTTTGAAACCATTCAGACATTAATGACAAGACACTCTGAATACAGCACAGATTTGATGATTATTGATGAAGTCCACCATATGGGCGGAATAAAATTTAAAAGAGCACTCGCAGTACGCCATAAATGGCTTTTGGGACTGACTGCGCAGCTTGGAGATATAGTTAAGAGACAGATTATTTCAAAAGAACTTGGAAGAGTTGTGTATGAATATCCAATTCTCCAGGCATTAAAAGACGGAATTATTCCTGAATTTTCATGGGTTGTGCATCCTGTATATCTTGATATAAGAGAACAGGAGAATTTTTCAGAGATGTCAAATAGAATAATTAAGCTCTTTAACAATGTCAGAAACGATAGAAACACAATCTTTAAAATTACAAATAAAAACGATTTTTCAATAAGAGGACTTGCTGACTTTATCTATCTGACTGACCAGGCCCGCCGTACCGGAAAATTCATCCCTGATCATTGGAAAGCCCTTCAGGCACTGCTCCTAAAGAGAAGGCAGATTATTCATACATCACAGCCACGTCTGGAAAAAGCAATAGAACTTGCAAAAAAACTTGGAAATAAGCATAAAATTGTTCTTTTCCTCATGAATATTGATAGTTGTGACTCTGTTGCCCAACAACTTAAAAGTCATCTGGACAATGTTTTTGTAATACACTCAAAAATAAAGGAAAAACCCATAGATATTGTAAATAAATTCATCAATGCAGAACATGGTGTTTTAATCGGTGCTGATATGTTAAATGAAGGAATTGACATAAAATCTGCGGATATAGGGATAAATGTAGCCTTCACAAAATCAAAACTTCAGCTAATTCAGCGTATGGGCCGAATATTAAGAAAGGATGGTAACAAAAAACCTACATTTTACCAGCTTGTAGCAATTCCCGACCGGTCATGTTATGTCGAGGAGATGGATGCCGAACTTTTTATTGATGACCTTGCATGGGTACAGTCTTCAGCCCTTCAGATGGGACTTGATTTAAATATTGAATGGAAAGATTCAGAACTTGCTGATTATCAGGCCGAAGCTGAAAGATACTTTATGTTATCTCATCGTAATAATAAATTTTCCGGGAAAAGCGGTACTTTTAATCTTAAACCTGCTCTTGAGGAGTTTAGTTCTACAGCAACCGGAAGAATGCCTGATATTCTGAAGATATATCCCAATGATAAATTAACGGACCGGCAGTGGGAGGATATTATACGGACGGCCCATGCAACCCTGAACAATGGCAAAGGAGTAGAAAAAGGGACATTTTTAAGCCTTAACAGTGCCTGGTATATCTTAATTCTTTGTGGCCGGGACCCTGCAAAACTGTTATCACTATTTGAAAAGGCCAAATCTGAAATTAGTAAGGAATTACAGGAATATAAACCCCTTCCGGAAATGGCACTGGATAAAGAGGGATTCATAATTTTCCCCGGAAATATGCCATCTTAA
- a CDS encoding site-specific DNA-methyltransferase, with the protein MEYNKTEINNPEKSDYGSTKTEKNKISSSVFNPASENLKRLSAIFPSIIKDGQVDFEALKAELGEFEEVDKERYELTWAGKQQAKKTAAEGVSGRTLKYVPEDSKNPETTENLYIEGDNLEVLKLLQNSYMGKVKMIYIDPPYNTGKDFVYDDNFKESKKEYEKKTGQRDENDNPLVLNPETSGRFHANWLSMMYSRLRIVKNLLSDEGVIFISIDDHEYDNLKIILDEIFGVSSHVATAIWRSTDNSNNDAKQFSCDHNYTLVYSKCSNWQPQKISDLSKRKHFKNPDNDPKGPYFDGNPVNSPNYRKNLIYDLVSPQGDVIKPPKNGWRWAKETLEEKLSSGEIIFKLDGSGIRRRTYLCDMGGLPPSSLWIEFDKTGHNRQAKYELLELIPEDVYDTPKPTKLINYIMNLSNVKNNDIVIDFFSGSATTAHAVMQLNAEDGGNRKYIMVQYPEELDDTEKREKDNKEAIAFCDKLGIPRTISEIGKERIRRAGEKIKEEAGGKGKNADDLDIGFKVFKTADTNVRWIAEENGMDVSQTQLDDSSVSDKDLRDFMPDATDIDVAYEILLRQYDIPLSASMETLTDIGPRTYCFADAVVVCLEEELTPDIIDKIAAIEPMPHKVVFRDSAFGKDIALKVNTMERFDAMMKKHSDRTKQSYTVEYL; encoded by the coding sequence ATGGAATACAATAAAACTGAAATCAATAATCCTGAAAAAAGCGATTATGGAAGCACTAAAACTGAAAAAAATAAAATATCATCATCTGTTTTTAATCCGGCATCTGAAAACCTAAAGCGCCTCTCTGCCATTTTCCCGTCAATCATTAAAGACGGTCAGGTTGATTTTGAAGCCCTCAAAGCTGAACTTGGCGAGTTTGAGGAAGTTGATAAAGAACGCTATGAGCTGACATGGGCCGGAAAGCAGCAGGCAAAGAAGACTGCTGCCGAAGGTGTTTCTGGACGGACTTTAAAGTATGTCCCGGAGGACTCCAAAAATCCGGAGACAACAGAAAACCTCTACATTGAAGGGGACAATCTTGAGGTTTTAAAACTCCTTCAGAACAGCTACATGGGCAAAGTCAAGATGATCTACATCGATCCCCCGTATAACACCGGGAAAGATTTTGTTTACGATGATAATTTCAAAGAAAGTAAAAAAGAGTATGAAAAAAAGACCGGGCAAAGGGATGAAAATGACAATCCACTTGTACTAAATCCTGAAACTTCTGGTCGTTTTCATGCCAACTGGCTTTCAATGATGTACTCTCGTCTTAGAATTGTAAAAAATCTCCTTAGTGACGAGGGTGTTATTTTTATCAGTATTGATGATCATGAATATGATAATCTGAAAATAATATTGGATGAAATATTTGGAGTTTCTTCTCATGTGGCTACTGCCATTTGGAGATCTACGGATAACAGCAATAATGATGCAAAGCAATTCTCTTGCGATCATAATTATACTTTAGTTTATTCAAAATGTTCAAATTGGCAACCTCAAAAAATATCTGATTTGTCTAAGAGAAAGCATTTTAAAAATCCCGATAATGATCCAAAAGGTCCATATTTTGATGGAAATCCTGTGAATTCTCCAAATTATCGGAAAAATTTAATTTATGATTTGGTTTCTCCTCAGGGAGATGTTATAAAACCCCCTAAAAATGGTTGGAGGTGGGCAAAAGAAACATTGGAGGAAAAACTCTCAAGTGGAGAAATAATATTCAAATTGGATGGTTCAGGCATTCGTAGAAGAACTTATCTTTGTGACATGGGGGGATTACCTCCTTCTTCTCTATGGATTGAATTTGATAAAACAGGTCACAATCGTCAAGCAAAATATGAATTATTGGAGCTTATTCCCGAAGATGTTTATGATACCCCAAAACCAACAAAACTTATAAATTATATAATGAACTTATCCAATGTCAAAAATAATGACATAGTGATAGATTTTTTCTCTGGGTCAGCCACAACAGCCCATGCAGTAATGCAGCTTAACGCAGAAGATGGCGGCAACCGGAAATATATCATGGTTCAGTATCCTGAAGAACTGGACGATACAGAAAAAAGGGAGAAAGATAATAAAGAGGCAATAGCCTTCTGTGATAAACTTGGAATTCCCAGAACAATATCAGAGATAGGAAAAGAACGAATCCGCCGGGCAGGAGAGAAGATAAAAGAAGAGGCCGGCGGGAAAGGTAAGAATGCAGATGATCTGGACATTGGTTTTAAAGTCTTTAAGACTGCTGATACAAACGTCCGGTGGATAGCAGAGGAGAACGGAATGGATGTGTCACAGACACAGCTTGACGACAGTTCCGTGTCTGATAAAGATCTCCGGGACTTTATGCCGGATGCAACTGACATTGATGTTGCATATGAAATTCTTCTCCGGCAGTATGACATACCGCTCTCTGCCAGTATGGAGACCCTCACAGATATAGGCCCGAGGACTTACTGTTTTGCCGATGCTGTTGTTGTCTGCCTTGAAGAAGAACTTACTCCGGACATAATTGATAAAATCGCTGCAATCGAGCCAATGCCGCATAAAGTTGTATTCCGTGACAGTGCGTTTGGCAAAGACATCGCTTTAAAGGTCAATACAATGGAGCGTTTTGACGCTATGATGAAGAAGCACAGCGACAGAACAAAACAGTCCTACACCGTTGAATATCTCTGA
- a CDS encoding restriction endonuclease, giving the protein MSDKVTFRFDDSLDYQLDAINSAVNLFEGQEKTEGTTIYRESIREMGGSLERNPRITLSSSRLLKNLHDVQFSSGLDSYDSPLNGNYTVEMETGTGKTYVYLRTILELYKTYGLRKFIIVVPSIAIKKGVEKSIEQLNEHFKALYDSLDINSRSFVYTSKAIGKLQDSFTSSPELSIAIMNIQAFNKDTNIIRQEIEGRPVLWDLLKDVRPIIIIDEPQKIEGTKKKKSSSLKAIEELNPQFILRYSATHKNLYNQIYKLSSYDAYEKGIVKKIEVKTIYGEVPKDFPYIRYVNFTSDLKAKLEIFCRDPDHGIVKKKFDVQKGNSISELSGGLSQYKDMFVHSDPHKIEGVTISSRFGQQTLFDPDTSSSKWGVTIKNGHADFFTLIPGDCTYNEELKLNDSIVTRVQIRIAIKNHLDKQFAILEEGKEIKALSLFFIDSVKKVRDDDAPDGRGQYLKIFDEEYQNLIQEEKYRSGFKKYAKYFPEYTDVLKVREGYFARDKTGKVVEPEETSRKGDSDASVEDSYKAKSKEDIERGISLILEGKEELISFNTPLAFIFSHSALREGWDNPNIFTICTLKQGNSDISKKQELGRGLRLPVDINGSRCLEENVNWLTVIANAYYENFARDLQADFNAESGFDRETVTLRELRETLVKSGIPGEKITPKLVSEFKSELKDNVIINSKDRLTGDASKISTAVFKDETLKEHSSAIREAFVEVMRTKGSRKILIKNGDQPDIDNDLYSYLDEDSFRKLLRDLTLRMEKRTYYEVDIDSDKFILDAAAHLSGLLKRPEITSQQISITKSRLDMKETGEAKLCEPTARYETEEASHFQQKKSDFQIVNYIMSQTRLPRMAIYAVLGELEPEEKEYLRTQDILDIAATELRNLLQMAKAEKVTGYHVIQGYVFDERTLFESDVIDPDLLEEEKKIYRTNAKRRKALYPYYRTDSDGEYDFARHLEDDDDVLLFTKLHKGGFVIDTPYGNYSPDWAIIYRKGESARLYFVIETKINKDKSDLTAKEVCKIECGKLHFKAVSDDVKSDNIKFLYARNYQDFKEKMI; this is encoded by the coding sequence ATGTCAGATAAAGTAACATTCCGGTTCGATGACTCACTCGATTATCAGCTTGATGCCATAAATTCGGCAGTTAATCTCTTTGAAGGACAGGAGAAGACCGAAGGCACAACCATATACCGTGAAAGCATAAGAGAAATGGGCGGTTCACTTGAGAGAAACCCAAGAATCACCCTCTCATCCTCACGGCTCTTAAAAAACCTGCATGATGTACAGTTCAGCAGTGGTCTTGACTCTTATGACTCCCCCTTAAACGGAAATTACACCGTTGAGATGGAGACCGGAACCGGAAAGACCTATGTCTATCTCAGAACCATCCTTGAACTGTACAAAACCTACGGACTCAGAAAATTCATCATAGTCGTCCCAAGCATTGCCATCAAAAAGGGTGTTGAAAAGAGTATAGAACAGCTAAACGAGCACTTCAAAGCACTATATGACAGCCTTGACATAAACTCACGCTCATTTGTCTATACCTCAAAAGCAATCGGAAAACTCCAGGACAGTTTTACTTCAAGCCCGGAATTATCCATTGCAATAATGAACATCCAGGCATTCAACAAAGACACAAACATCATCCGGCAGGAAATAGAAGGAAGGCCCGTTCTTTGGGACCTCCTAAAAGACGTCCGTCCTATAATCATAATCGACGAACCACAGAAGATCGAAGGCACAAAAAAGAAGAAAAGCTCCTCTCTTAAGGCAATAGAAGAGTTAAACCCGCAGTTCATCCTCCGGTACTCAGCAACCCACAAAAATCTGTACAACCAGATCTACAAACTTAGCTCATATGACGCCTACGAAAAGGGCATTGTCAAAAAAATAGAAGTCAAAACCATCTATGGAGAAGTGCCAAAAGACTTCCCATATATCCGGTACGTAAACTTCACCAGTGACCTGAAGGCAAAACTTGAGATCTTCTGCCGCGATCCCGATCATGGCATAGTAAAGAAGAAATTTGATGTACAGAAAGGCAACTCAATATCTGAACTCTCCGGCGGACTGTCCCAGTACAAAGATATGTTCGTTCACAGTGACCCCCATAAAATAGAAGGAGTTACCATCAGCAGCAGGTTCGGTCAGCAGACACTCTTTGATCCGGATACATCATCTTCAAAATGGGGCGTTACCATCAAAAATGGACATGCAGACTTCTTCACATTAATTCCGGGTGACTGCACATACAATGAAGAATTAAAGCTAAACGACAGTATCGTCACCCGCGTCCAGATAAGAATAGCAATCAAAAACCATCTCGACAAACAGTTTGCAATCCTCGAAGAAGGAAAAGAGATAAAGGCCCTCTCACTCTTCTTCATAGACTCTGTTAAAAAAGTCAGGGACGATGACGCACCTGACGGAAGAGGACAGTACCTCAAAATCTTTGACGAAGAATATCAAAACCTCATACAGGAAGAAAAATACAGAAGCGGATTTAAAAAATATGCTAAATACTTCCCCGAATACACCGATGTCCTCAAAGTCAGGGAAGGTTACTTTGCCAGGGATAAAACCGGAAAAGTAGTCGAACCGGAAGAGACATCCCGCAAAGGCGACTCAGACGCATCAGTTGAGGACAGCTACAAGGCAAAATCAAAGGAAGACATCGAACGTGGAATATCCCTGATATTGGAAGGAAAAGAAGAGTTAATCTCCTTTAATACCCCACTTGCCTTCATATTCTCCCACTCAGCCTTACGTGAAGGATGGGACAACCCAAACATCTTTACAATCTGCACATTAAAACAGGGCAACTCAGACATCTCAAAAAAACAGGAGTTAGGTCGTGGTCTTCGACTTCCGGTTGATATTAATGGATCACGGTGCCTGGAAGAGAATGTAAACTGGCTTACAGTTATTGCAAATGCGTATTATGAAAACTTTGCAAGAGACCTTCAGGCAGATTTCAATGCCGAAAGTGGATTTGACAGGGAAACAGTTACCCTTAGAGAACTCAGGGAGACGTTAGTTAAATCCGGAATTCCGGGCGAAAAAATCACCCCTAAACTTGTATCTGAATTTAAATCAGAGCTTAAAGATAATGTAATTATCAATTCAAAGGACAGGCTTACCGGAGACGCATCAAAGATCTCCACAGCAGTATTCAAAGATGAAACACTAAAAGAGCATTCATCAGCAATCAGGGAAGCCTTCGTTGAGGTAATGAGAACAAAAGGCTCCAGAAAAATTCTGATCAAAAACGGTGACCAGCCGGATATTGACAATGATCTCTACTCCTATCTTGATGAAGATTCATTCAGAAAACTTTTAAGAGACCTTACATTAAGGATGGAGAAGAGGACATACTATGAGGTTGATATAGACTCTGATAAATTCATTCTGGATGCAGCAGCACATCTTTCCGGTCTGCTTAAAAGACCTGAAATTACCAGTCAGCAGATTTCAATCACTAAATCCAGACTGGATATGAAAGAGACCGGAGAAGCAAAACTCTGTGAACCAACGGCCAGGTATGAAACCGAAGAGGCATCACATTTTCAGCAGAAGAAATCTGATTTCCAGATTGTAAATTATATCATGAGCCAGACCCGGCTTCCCCGTATGGCAATATATGCAGTCTTAGGAGAACTTGAGCCGGAGGAGAAGGAATATCTAAGAACCCAGGACATTCTTGATATTGCTGCAACTGAGCTTAGAAATCTTCTTCAGATGGCAAAAGCGGAGAAAGTGACCGGGTACCATGTGATACAGGGCTATGTCTTTGATGAAAGGACTCTCTTTGAATCCGATGTAATAGATCCTGACCTTTTAGAAGAGGAGAAGAAGATTTACCGGACCAATGCAAAGAGACGTAAAGCCCTTTACCCATATTACCGGACAGACAGTGACGGTGAATATGATTTCGCCCGGCACCTTGAGGATGACGATGATGTCCTTCTCTTTACCAAACTTCATAAAGGCGGTTTTGTCATTGATACCCCGTATGGAAATTACTCCCCGGACTGGGCAATTATCTATCGTAAAGGTGAATCGGCCCGGCTTTACTTCGTTATAGAGACAAAAATAAATAAAGACAAAAGTGATCTTACCGCAAAAGAGGTCTGCAAGATAGAATGCGGAAAATTGCACTTTAAAGCGGTCTCTGATGATGTCAAATCTGACAATATAAAATTCCTGTATGCCAGGAACTATCAGGATTTCAAAGAAAAAATGATTTGA
- a CDS encoding DUF3467 domain-containing protein → MTKKERKTTLEFSSENIYKAESKDFHIEYNSNNYSNATSTMKTNDEYIIDFFTLPGTIADGVRTIPANRIMMNHKNAKKLAEQILNSLKDISEQEEESEDSE, encoded by the coding sequence ATGACAAAAAAAGAGCGTAAAACTACATTAGAATTCTCTTCAGAGAATATTTATAAGGCTGAATCGAAGGATTTCCATATAGAATATAATAGTAATAATTACAGTAATGCAACGTCCACTATGAAGACAAATGACGAATATATTATTGATTTCTTCACATTGCCCGGAACTATTGCAGATGGTGTCAGAACAATACCTGCAAACAGAATTATGATGAATCATAAAAATGCAAAAAAATTAGCAGAGCAGATATTGAACTCATTAAAAGATATTTCTGAGCAGGAAGAAGAATCAGAAGATTCTGAGTAA
- a CDS encoding EVE domain-containing protein → MTVWIASTNRENWEVIEKKNLWGVPKRNKNSIGRSNPGDKILIFVRQEKTDVKDEIIPSAITGAFEIVSEPFEDESPVFKKPPTMPGEEFFPYRVKLKPVEIFDEPLDFKSLIPELEFITNKKQWTGHLRTAMRTIPDADYEYIMKAAKTPRG, encoded by the coding sequence ATGACAGTCTGGATTGCATCAACGAACCGGGAGAACTGGGAAGTCATAGAAAAGAAGAACCTCTGGGGTGTGCCAAAGAGGAATAAGAACAGCATCGGGAGATCAAATCCCGGCGATAAAATCCTGATATTTGTCCGGCAGGAAAAAACAGATGTCAAAGATGAAATAATTCCATCAGCAATAACCGGAGCCTTTGAGATAGTATCAGAGCCTTTTGAAGATGAATCTCCGGTTTTCAAAAAACCGCCGACAATGCCCGGAGAAGAGTTTTTCCCATACCGAGTAAAGTTAAAGCCGGTTGAGATATTTGATGAACCACTTGATTTTAAGTCTTTAATACCAGAACTTGAGTTTATCACTAATAAGAAGCAGTGGACCGGACATTTACGAACGGCAATGAGGACTATTCCTGATGCTGATTATGAATATATCATGAAGGCTGCAAAGACTCCGAGAGGATGA
- a CDS encoding EVE domain-containing protein, translating to MTVWIASTNRENREVIEKKNLWGVPKRNKKSIERSNPGDKILIFVRQEIAGEGGNAGANAVATDDILPSAITGAFEIISEPFEDESLVFKKPSTMPGEESFPYRVKLKPVEIFEEPLDFKSSTLN from the coding sequence ATGACAGTCTGGATTGCATCAACGAACCGGGAAAACCGGGAAGTAATAGAAAAGAAGAACCTCTGGGGTGTGCCAAAGAGGAATAAAAAGAGCATTGAGAGATCTAACCCCGGAGATAAGATACTGATATTTGTCCGGCAGGAAATTGCCGGTGAGGGTGGAAATGCAGGTGCAAATGCCGTTGCCACCGATGACATTCTTCCGTCAGCGATAACCGGAGCCTTTGAGATAATATCAGAGCCTTTTGAAGATGAATCTTTGGTCTTCAAAAAACCGTCAACAATGCCCGGAGAGGAGTCTTTCCCGTACCGGGTAAAGCTAAAGCCGGTTGAGATATTTGAAGAGCCACTTGATTTTAAGTCCAGTACTTTAAATTAA